The following coding sequences are from one Paenibacillus stellifer window:
- a CDS encoding MFS transporter — protein MEQKAHKAGKLNDLFGGGKAIIYGIALLVGVSVGVINPLSTTHMTANHGEEIWIGVISSSYFFFMALGSMVADRTMRGTDMKRVITSGLLLTAVCSALFPLFTVNVVWLLLMSLMGIGISCNMMGLQTALHNLTGEKSLGMVSGLYSLCFALGMIASSALAPMVYDQVAWLPFAFSCFCLVLASAVIYFKLPGKLIIPGRAGKKVLSKISQPLFGAFVYGFGETIVVSLYPLYLIREHVAVAQTGYGLSVFAVGSILGLLPVTYLADRIGCKKCLILCAAISIFTLLGIVTSGSMPLRLLFSFASGFIIGPLYPLAMALTVQELTPEERSSGNALFTTFYGFGSAAGPFLSSVVMNAWGNQHLFTVCMLLFCLFLAHAAITRKGSKVRVTKEEIL, from the coding sequence ATGGAACAGAAGGCGCACAAGGCAGGGAAGCTGAATGATCTTTTTGGAGGCGGGAAAGCCATTATTTATGGTATCGCCCTTTTGGTAGGCGTCTCCGTTGGTGTCATTAATCCGCTCTCCACCACGCACATGACGGCGAATCATGGAGAAGAAATATGGATAGGGGTGATCTCATCCTCCTATTTTTTCTTCATGGCGCTCGGTTCCATGGTTGCAGACAGAACGATGAGAGGTACCGATATGAAGAGGGTCATTACGTCAGGCCTGCTGCTTACGGCGGTCTGCTCGGCGCTCTTCCCTCTGTTCACCGTGAATGTGGTTTGGCTGTTGCTGATGTCACTTATGGGTATAGGCATCAGCTGCAACATGATGGGACTTCAGACGGCGCTCCACAATCTTACGGGTGAGAAAAGCCTGGGAATGGTCAGCGGATTGTACAGCCTGTGTTTTGCGCTAGGGATGATTGCCAGCTCTGCACTTGCGCCTATGGTCTATGACCAGGTGGCCTGGCTGCCGTTTGCGTTCAGCTGCTTCTGTCTGGTGCTTGCTTCAGCCGTTATCTATTTTAAACTGCCGGGTAAACTGATCATTCCCGGGCGTGCGGGGAAAAAGGTGCTGTCCAAAATCAGCCAGCCGCTGTTCGGCGCTTTTGTCTACGGGTTCGGCGAAACGATCGTCGTGTCCTTATATCCTCTGTATCTGATCCGTGAGCATGTTGCCGTTGCCCAGACGGGTTATGGATTAAGCGTCTTTGCCGTCGGCAGCATCCTCGGCTTGCTGCCGGTCACCTATCTGGCTGACCGGATCGGATGCAAGAAATGCCTGATCTTATGTGCAGCTATCTCGATCTTTACTCTTCTGGGCATTGTGACTTCCGGCAGCATGCCTTTAAGACTGCTGTTCTCTTTTGCTTCCGGGTTCATCATCGGCCCCCTGTACCCTTTGGCGATGGCGCTTACGGTCCAGGAACTGACGCCAGAGGAGAGATCCTCCGGGAACGCTTTGTTTACTACATTTTATGGCTTTGGATCAGCGGCGGGTCCGTTTTTATCCTCAGTAGTCATGAATGCATGGGGGAATCAGCATTTATTCACCGTATGCATGCTTCTGTTCTGCCTGTTCCTTGCCCATGCGGCAATAACAAGAAAAGGATCGAAAGTAAGGGTAACAAAGGAGGAAATATTGTGA